The following are encoded together in the Zingiber officinale cultivar Zhangliang chromosome 8A, Zo_v1.1, whole genome shotgun sequence genome:
- the LOC122008131 gene encoding ubiquitin-conjugating enzyme E2 2-like, which produces MSTPARKRLMRDFKRLQQDPPAGISGAPHENNIMLWNAVIFGPDDTPWDGGTFKLTLQFIEDYPNKPPTVRFVSRMFHPNIYADGSICLDILQNQWSPIYDVAAILTSIQSLLCDPNPNSPANSEAARMFSENKREYNRKLREIVEQSWTAD; this is translated from the exons ATGTCGACTCCTGCAAGGAAGAGGTTGATGAGGGACTTCAAGAGACTCCAACAGGATCCTCCAGCCGGTATCAGTGGCGCTCCCCATGAAAACAACATTATGCTTTGGAATGCTGTTATATTTGG cccaGATGATACACCGTGGGATGGAG GCACGTTTAAACTGACACTTCAGTTTATTGAGGATTATCCAAACAAGCCACCCACCGTACGCTTTGTCTCTAGGATGTTTCATCCCAACA TTTACGCGGATGGGAGTATATGCTTGGATATTTTGCAGAACCAGTGGAGCCCAATATATGACGTTGCTGCTATTCTTACTTCCATTCAG TCTCTGCTTTGTGATCCAAATCCCAACTCCCCTGCGAATTCTGAAGCTGCGCGAATGTTCAGCGAGAACAAGCGGGAATACAACAGAAAACTGCGTGAGATCGTCGAACAGAGTTGGACAGCAGATTGA